One region of Dysidea avara chromosome 1, odDysAvar1.4, whole genome shotgun sequence genomic DNA includes:
- the LOC136264000 gene encoding low-density lipoprotein receptor-related protein 5-like isoform X2: MRLDLQHLILLLAISLFVQSPNAQGPAVGCQGNPDPYLIFITINNISRVNIDGSGNETIVTGLSNGVAIDYDYYNDRMYWTDVSLGHIKTAPLSTGCPITTLVSGLSIPDGIAIDWVNDKIYWTDTGTNTLEQSDLYGYSRRVLFNDTDEPRGIALDPLNDALYMTDWGTSPRIEKMHLDGSGRVTIVTQNLVWPNAVTIDFTGPALYWADSWTDIIARGDLDGNNIVILLRGADTYHPFSITVYGDYLYWTDWSLNSVERISKHTPNSARLTIVNGYSRPSGMQIVQPCRQAGGGDLPTSVNIRTSQVCLAYSITTSWDPVTVDSVCGPVSYDVTILPSDGVTMTRVNDTSYNFTGMTLATSYTVTVTGRNYAGTGKPSTLYVPNMAETVPSGVTHLTNTTYRLDLIIVTWDPASSPYCGEVLYYQVVISSDEHVNIPNNIVNATCLAVTFLGLRSNTTYTITVAAVNKAGIGMGDSITVKTAATEVIAGPGSNIQIQIMKMTSQQEQ, encoded by the exons TGTACAGAGTCCCAATGCTCAAG GTCCAGCTGTTGGTTGTCAAGGAAATCCTGACCCTTATTTAATATTCATCACTATTAATAATATTAGCAGGGTCAACATTGATGGCAGTGGTAACGAGACCATAGTTACTGGATTAAGTAATGGGGTTGCTATTGATTATGACTACTACAATGATAGGATGTACTGGACAGATGTGTCACTTGGTCACATTAAGACTGCTCCTTTGAGTACTGGTTGTCCTATTACTACACTAGTGTCAG GACTGAGTATACCAGATGGCATAGCTATTGATTGGGTTAATGACAAGATATATTGGACTGATACTGGGACAAACACTTTAGAACAGTCTGATCTCTATGGATACTCTAGGAGGGTACTTTTTAATGATACTGATGAGCCAAGAGGAATTGCTCTAGACCCTCTGAATGATGCTCTATATATGACTGACTGGGGTACAAGCCCTCGTATTGAAAAGATGCACCTAGATGGTAGTGGTAGAGTAACTATTGTCACACAAAACTTAGTGTGGCCAAATGCTGTAACTATTGACTTCACTGGACCTGCACTTTACTGGGCAGATTCTTGGACTGATATTATTGCCAGAGGAGATCTGGATGGAAACAATATTGTAATTTTGTTAAGGGGAGCAGATACCTATCACCCTTTTTCTATAACTGTATATGGTGACTACCTGTACTGGACTGACTGGTCTCTTAATTCTGTTGAAAGAATAAGTAAACATACTCCTAACTCAGCTCGTCTTACAATAGTTAATGGATATTCTAGGCCTAGTGGGATGCAAATTGTTCAGCCATGTAGACAGGCAGGTGGAGGAG ATCTTCCTACTTCTGTGAATATCAGAACTAGTCAAGTATGTTTAGCATATTCTATCACCACATCATGGGATCCTGTTACTGTTGACTCGGTATGTGGACCGGTGTCATATGATGTGACAATATTACCATCTGATGGAGTAACAATGACGAGAGTAAATGACACCTCCTATAATTTCACTGGAATGACACTTGCTACTAGCTATACTGTCACCGTAACTGGCAGGAATTACGCTGGTACAGGAAAGCCTAGTACATTATATGTACCAAATATGGCAGAGACTGTACCCAGTG GTGTTACTCATCTCACCAACACAACTTACAGACTAGACTTGATCATAGTCACATGGGACCCTGCTAGTAGTCCTTATTGTGGAGAAGTGTTATATTACCAAGTTGTGATATCATCTGATGAACATGTTAACATACcaaataatattgttaatgCTACTTGTTTAGCTGTTACATTTCTTGGTCTGAGGAGTAACACAACATATACCATCACAGTGGCTGCTGTGAACAAGGCTGGAATAGGGATGGGTGATAGCATTACAGTGAAAACTGCAGCAACAGAAGTGATTGCAGGTCCTGGTTCAAACATACAAATACAG